In Streptomyces sp. V4I8, one genomic interval encodes:
- a CDS encoding RNA polymerase sigma factor, producing MSPIERSQSLPAHGYEPPDDADDGEQRSDALLTARASEGDDEAFEQLVRRHGPVLLRLATRLLGSRSEAEDAVQESFVSAWRRLPEFRENSAFGTWMYRIVTNRCLNVLRARRPVVTLDAVSEPAAAEHQVSPARAAEGRAAVEALSKAMVVLSPEQRVCWVLREVDGLPYDAIADMVGISQEAARGRVFRARRQLTEAMVAWR from the coding sequence ATGAGTCCGATCGAGAGGAGTCAATCGTTGCCGGCGCATGGGTACGAACCGCCGGACGATGCGGACGACGGTGAGCAACGAAGTGACGCTCTACTGACGGCTCGGGCCAGCGAGGGAGATGATGAGGCCTTCGAGCAGTTGGTGCGCCGCCACGGGCCGGTGTTATTACGGCTGGCCACGCGCCTGCTGGGCAGCAGGAGCGAGGCCGAGGACGCCGTACAGGAATCGTTCGTCAGCGCGTGGCGCAGACTGCCGGAATTCCGTGAGAACTCAGCATTCGGCACATGGATGTACCGCATTGTCACAAACCGATGCCTCAACGTGTTACGCGCACGGCGTCCAGTCGTCACCCTGGACGCGGTGTCCGAGCCCGCTGCCGCAGAGCATCAAGTCTCTCCGGCCCGAGCGGCGGAGGGACGCGCGGCTGTCGAGGCCCTGTCCAAAGCGATGGTCGTTCTTTCGCCGGAACAGCGGGTGTGCTGGGTTCTGCGAGAGGTGGACGGGTTGCCGTACGACGCTATTGCGGACATGGTCGGGATCAGCCAGGAGGCGGCCCGCGGCCGCGTCTTCCGCGCACGGCGCCAATTGACGGAGGCGATGGTCGCATGGCGATGA
- a CDS encoding DUF6286 domain-containing Asp23/Gls24 family envelope stress response protein, with product MADRVVRRVAQRAATEALPAGDVRFADATVMTRSGRIAVSVDLALPYQAALEESGRRVQQCVAERTAELTGLKVSRPRIRVRSLTVPDRSRASEPTASAVTAGTQGSVTRRPGRTWSERRVPSALAALTGAAACALLLHDFILLRGEGRPQEPWRSELLTWLSTHGPGDFTVALGTALTLLGIQMVLLAVLPGRRRLLSMRPDAGGVRSTLDQHSAEQLMHQAVLNVPGVSRVRVRVRRRRARVRAVVEFGDPDAAHRAMVTAANRTLDTYGLGRAPRLRVRMSTGPGVQASRRPKRHRAQKEGAKRKEDHREPSA from the coding sequence GTGGCTGACCGGGTGGTGCGCCGCGTTGCCCAGCGCGCCGCGACCGAGGCACTGCCCGCGGGCGATGTCAGATTCGCCGACGCGACGGTGATGACGCGAAGCGGCCGCATCGCGGTATCGGTCGATCTCGCGCTTCCGTATCAAGCCGCTCTGGAGGAGTCCGGCCGACGCGTGCAGCAGTGCGTGGCGGAGCGCACGGCCGAGCTCACCGGACTCAAGGTGTCCCGACCGCGTATCCGCGTACGGTCCCTGACGGTGCCCGACCGATCCAGGGCATCCGAACCAACAGCGTCTGCCGTGACTGCGGGAACACAGGGTTCAGTCACGCGCCGCCCTGGGAGAACCTGGTCGGAACGGCGCGTGCCCTCGGCGCTGGCAGCCCTTACGGGAGCCGCGGCTTGCGCCCTGTTATTGCACGACTTCATCCTCTTACGAGGTGAGGGGCGCCCACAGGAGCCCTGGAGGTCTGAGTTGCTCACATGGCTGTCCACCCACGGCCCCGGTGACTTCACAGTGGCCCTGGGAACCGCCCTGACCCTGCTCGGTATCCAGATGGTGCTGCTCGCCGTGTTGCCTGGGCGACGGCGCCTGCTCTCGATGAGACCGGATGCCGGTGGTGTCCGCTCGACGCTTGACCAGCACTCGGCCGAGCAACTGATGCATCAGGCGGTGTTGAACGTTCCCGGCGTCTCCCGGGTACGGGTCCGCGTGCGCCGCCGGCGGGCTCGAGTGCGGGCTGTTGTGGAGTTCGGTGACCCTGACGCCGCTCACCGGGCCATGGTGACGGCGGCCAACCGCACCCTTGACACCTACGGGTTGGGGCGTGCACCTCGCCTGCGAGTTCGCATGAGCACGGGACCGGGTGTGCAGGCATCTCGAAGGCCCAAGCGGCACCGCGCGCAAAAGGAAGGTGCGAAGCGCAAGGAGGACCACCGTGAGCCGAGTGCGTAG
- a CDS encoding IS1634 family transposase, which yields MYVRATTRKNKDGSTVRYLQLAHNEWDAATGTSRPQVLHSFGREDQLDRAGIERLVASLAKLLDPAAALRATSGADLTFLASRPMGGAHALDGLWHRIGIDTVMKKLLTSSRLDPAAERVLFALVANRALAPSSKLAATRWIEHDSHIPGLAATSDDACYRAMDWLLKIEDRLAEEVYWQVADLLNLEVDLLFFDTTSTYFETGEADTPAARDEHGRRLPDEPADTTQSSQAAESTGDDEKPASFRAYGKSKDHRPDLPQVVIGMAVTRTGIPIRIWSWPGNTADQALIRQVREDLREWKLTRVVWVADRGFASETNRRFLQRAGGHYILGEKIRSGSPAAQAALSRQGRYAHVADNMQVKQVQLPDTADRFVICHNPDQAKRDAAIRADLLAQLEEAIKDSDKLKPLKRAELRGKLSTKPGLHRFLRATPGGLLRVDKTAIKAEERLDGKFLLRCSDPHLSAEDIATGYKQLLEVERGWRDMKTIIDLRPVYHRKEDRIRAHVLLCWLALLLIRIAETTCDDTWLNLREELERIHVGTFTGPAGTFRQRTETSTAQRAILAKLGVTEPKRIITLEPGTPA from the coding sequence ATGTACGTACGGGCGACGACGCGGAAGAACAAGGACGGCTCGACCGTGCGCTACCTGCAACTGGCGCACAACGAGTGGGACGCCGCCACTGGCACCTCCCGCCCGCAGGTGCTGCACAGCTTCGGCCGCGAGGACCAACTCGACCGTGCCGGCATTGAGCGCCTGGTCGCCTCGCTCGCCAAGCTCCTGGACCCGGCCGCCGCCCTGCGGGCCACCTCCGGAGCGGACCTGACGTTCCTGGCCTCGCGGCCGATGGGTGGCGCCCACGCCCTGGATGGCCTGTGGCACCGCATCGGCATCGACACGGTCATGAAGAAGCTCCTGACGAGCAGCCGTCTGGATCCGGCCGCCGAGCGGGTGTTGTTCGCGCTGGTCGCCAACCGGGCCCTGGCACCGAGCTCCAAGCTCGCTGCCACCCGCTGGATCGAGCACGACAGCCACATCCCGGGCCTCGCCGCCACCAGCGACGACGCCTGCTACCGGGCGATGGACTGGCTCCTGAAGATCGAGGACAGACTCGCCGAAGAGGTCTACTGGCAGGTCGCCGACCTGCTCAACCTCGAAGTCGACCTGCTGTTCTTCGACACCACCAGCACCTACTTCGAAACCGGCGAAGCCGACACCCCCGCTGCCCGCGACGAACACGGCCGCCGCCTTCCTGACGAGCCGGCCGACACGACGCAGTCGAGCCAGGCCGCCGAAAGCACCGGCGACGATGAGAAACCGGCGTCGTTCCGCGCCTACGGGAAGAGCAAGGACCACCGACCCGACCTGCCGCAGGTCGTCATCGGCATGGCCGTCACTCGCACCGGCATCCCGATCAGAATCTGGAGCTGGCCCGGGAACACCGCAGACCAGGCATTGATCCGCCAGGTCCGTGAGGACCTGCGCGAGTGGAAGCTGACCCGGGTTGTCTGGGTCGCCGACCGCGGTTTCGCCTCCGAGACCAACCGCCGCTTCCTGCAGCGGGCCGGAGGCCACTACATCCTCGGCGAGAAGATCCGCTCTGGCTCACCCGCCGCCCAAGCGGCCCTGTCGCGCCAGGGACGCTACGCGCACGTGGCCGACAACATGCAGGTCAAGCAAGTCCAACTCCCCGATACCGCCGACCGGTTCGTGATCTGCCACAACCCCGACCAGGCCAAGCGCGACGCTGCGATCCGTGCCGACCTCCTGGCCCAGCTCGAAGAAGCGATCAAGGACTCCGACAAGCTCAAGCCGCTCAAGCGCGCGGAACTGCGTGGGAAGCTGTCCACCAAGCCCGGCCTGCACCGCTTCCTTCGCGCCACCCCCGGCGGGCTGCTGCGGGTCGACAAGACGGCGATCAAAGCCGAAGAGCGACTGGACGGCAAGTTCCTGCTGCGGTGCAGCGACCCTCATCTGTCCGCCGAGGACATCGCGACCGGCTACAAGCAGTTGCTGGAAGTCGAGCGAGGCTGGCGCGATATGAAGACGATCATCGATCTGCGGCCCGTCTACCACCGCAAGGAAGACCGGATACGCGCCCATGTCCTGCTCTGCTGGCTGGCGTTGCTGCTGATCCGCATCGCCGAGACGACCTGCGACGACACCTGGCTGAACCTGCGTGAGGAGCTCGAGCGCATCCACGTCGGCACCTTCACCGGCCCTGCCGGAACCTTCCGCCAGCGCACCGAGACCAGCACCGCCCAGCGCGCCATCCTCGCCAAGCTCGGCGTCACCGAACCCAAGCGCATCATCACCCTGGAACCCGGCACACCCGCCTGA
- a CDS encoding Asp23/Gls24 family envelope stress response protein gives MTTQDPSPAETAVAGWEQGGGITDTMGAAGVAESADSRGRTSIADVVVVKIAGMAAREIPGVHDMGGGLARTIGAVRDRVPGGRPHVGRGVKVEVGERQAAVDLDLVVEYGVAIPDVAREVRENVISAVERITGLEVVEVNVAVNDVRLPEDERDAAEASRVE, from the coding sequence ATGACAACGCAGGACCCGAGTCCGGCGGAAACCGCCGTGGCCGGCTGGGAGCAGGGTGGGGGCATCACCGACACCATGGGAGCGGCCGGTGTCGCGGAGTCCGCCGACTCGCGGGGAAGGACATCGATTGCCGACGTAGTGGTTGTCAAGATCGCCGGTATGGCGGCCCGTGAGATTCCTGGGGTGCACGACATGGGTGGTGGCCTCGCCCGCACGATCGGGGCGGTCCGCGACCGGGTACCAGGTGGGCGTCCGCATGTCGGGCGTGGCGTGAAGGTCGAAGTCGGCGAGCGGCAGGCCGCTGTCGACCTCGATCTGGTCGTCGAATACGGGGTGGCGATCCCCGATGTCGCTCGGGAAGTGCGGGAGAACGTGATCTCCGCCGTGGAACGGATCACGGGTTTGGAGGTCGTCGAGGTGAACGTGGCGGTCAATGACGTCCGCCTGCCCGAGGACGAGCGCGACGCGGCAGAGGCGTCGCGTGTGGAGTAG
- a CDS encoding SsgA family sporulation/cell division regulator, whose amino-acid sequence MDVTLKQPTRVRLITGENHQIPVPVSLRYASADPFAVHVHFLPDVFYNDRSMIWSFARDLLAEGLRAPAGIGDVRIWPCGRFHTIVELDTSQGLAMVRFETPVLRRFLQDSYRVVAAGREDTNAALEHSLAALLDEV is encoded by the coding sequence GTGGACGTGACCCTCAAGCAGCCGACCCGTGTCCGGCTCATCACAGGTGAGAACCATCAGATCCCAGTACCCGTGTCGCTGCGTTACGCGTCCGCCGACCCGTTCGCAGTTCATGTGCATTTCTTGCCCGACGTTTTTTACAACGACAGAAGCATGATTTGGTCTTTCGCCCGCGATCTCCTGGCGGAGGGGTTGCGCGCTCCTGCGGGAATCGGTGATGTGCGGATCTGGCCGTGTGGTCGTTTCCATACGATCGTAGAGCTGGATACTTCGCAAGGACTGGCCATGGTTCGCTTCGAGACGCCTGTTCTTCGCCGCTTCCTGCAGGACTCGTACAGGGTGGTCGCTGCGGGAAGAGAGGATACGAACGCGGCACTGGAGCATAGCCTGGCGGCGCTTCTGGATGAGGTTTGA
- a CDS encoding Asp23/Gls24 family envelope stress response protein, giving the protein MAMNADQSAGPPDGTTGEGGADEDERLPCGRELAQVWQQWEDGQGDAHTRACPHCSAALEELDGLKDVVRRVRDEEPVQEDTSALVERVMDVVHLELRPGRTLPLGTDAEDTWIVEAAAAKAFRAAADSLPGVRAGSCRIAPLHPAAGPRQRTRGPVKVRIEVVIDMTDNLQDAAEQVRKRLLVTAQRALGMQVGSVDVAIVDVLDGEGHGEGRNRWR; this is encoded by the coding sequence ATGGCGATGAACGCGGACCAGAGTGCCGGCCCGCCCGATGGCACGACGGGCGAGGGCGGGGCCGACGAAGATGAACGCCTGCCCTGCGGCCGGGAACTGGCACAGGTGTGGCAGCAGTGGGAGGACGGGCAGGGCGACGCCCATACCCGCGCCTGCCCGCACTGCAGCGCCGCCCTGGAGGAACTCGATGGGCTCAAGGATGTCGTGCGCCGTGTGCGGGACGAGGAGCCGGTGCAGGAGGACACCAGCGCGCTCGTGGAGCGCGTGATGGACGTCGTACACCTCGAACTGCGACCCGGTCGGACACTGCCGCTGGGAACGGACGCCGAGGACACCTGGATCGTGGAAGCGGCGGCTGCCAAGGCGTTTCGCGCTGCCGCCGACTCGTTGCCGGGCGTGCGTGCGGGCAGCTGCCGCATCGCTCCACTCCACCCCGCTGCCGGCCCTCGGCAGCGTACGCGCGGCCCTGTCAAGGTGCGCATCGAAGTCGTGATCGACATGACCGACAATCTCCAGGACGCCGCGGAACAGGTGCGTAAGCGGCTGCTCGTGACAGCGCAGCGGGCCCTGGGCATGCAGGTCGGCTCGGTGGATGTCGCGATCGTGGACGTCCTCGATGGCGAGGGCCACGGGGAGGGGCGAAACCGGTGGCGGTAG
- a CDS encoding DUF2637 domain-containing protein, with protein sequence MIGGDWDPDKELAQILDGSPGLGLSHSVRSGPELRKSPVNRRRPQSKRLHLTAILIVVIFVCTMSMICWSISYSYGQLRGVASLFMSPGIARWWPWMLYGPWIAAGFAIVRAALQGRTARWSWAVLVTASAGTVGLCVGNSTESILMMAVAGIPPITALACFQELAGQLSYRHRPRHAVRGVKRPGQ encoded by the coding sequence ATGATTGGCGGGGACTGGGATCCCGATAAGGAATTGGCTCAGATTTTGGACGGTTCACCCGGGTTAGGTTTGTCTCATTCGGTGCGATCGGGTCCTGAACTGCGAAAATCTCCAGTCAATCGACGGCGTCCTCAGTCGAAACGGCTACATCTGACTGCCATTCTTATCGTGGTTATTTTTGTGTGCACGATGAGTATGATCTGTTGGTCTATTTCGTACTCGTACGGTCAGTTGCGTGGTGTCGCCTCTTTGTTTATGTCACCGGGAATCGCGCGATGGTGGCCCTGGATGCTGTACGGTCCATGGATTGCAGCGGGCTTTGCCATCGTGCGGGCCGCTCTTCAGGGGCGAACCGCTCGTTGGTCATGGGCCGTTCTCGTGACAGCTTCTGCGGGTACCGTAGGACTCTGCGTCGGGAATTCAACGGAGTCGATTCTCATGATGGCTGTTGCTGGAATCCCGCCCATCACCGCCTTGGCATGTTTCCAGGAGTTGGCCGGCCAACTGTCGTACAGGCACCGACCGCGACATGCAGTCAGAGGTGTGAAGCGCCCGGGGCAGTGA